The following proteins are encoded in a genomic region of Allorhizobium pseudoryzae:
- a CDS encoding (2Fe-2S)-binding protein, whose translation MKTLLINGVSHQVEAPDDMPLLWVLRDVLGMTGTKYGCGIAQCGACTVHLGDEAVRACQTTMDMIDGQPITTIEGAAMNAIGAKVQAAWLEKEVVQCGYCQSGQIMSAIALLSTNPKPTDADIDDAMAGNICRCGTYVRIREAIHAAASA comes from the coding sequence ATGAAAACTCTCCTTATCAATGGTGTTTCGCACCAGGTAGAGGCGCCGGACGACATGCCGCTTCTCTGGGTGCTGCGTGATGTTCTGGGCATGACCGGCACGAAATATGGCTGCGGCATCGCGCAATGCGGTGCCTGCACGGTGCATCTGGGCGACGAGGCCGTTCGTGCGTGCCAGACCACGATGGACATGATCGACGGCCAGCCGATCACGACGATCGAAGGTGCCGCCATGAACGCGATCGGTGCCAAGGTACAGGCGGCCTGGTTGGAAAAGGAAGTCGTACAGTGCGGCTACTGTCAGTCCGGCCAGATCATGTCGGCCATTGCGCTGCTTTCCACCAATCCGAAGCCGACCGATGCGGACATCGATGATGCCATGGCAGGCAATATCTGTCGCTGTGGCACCTATGTGCGTATTCGCGAAGCCATCCACGCTGCGGCGTCGGCCTGA
- a CDS encoding xanthine dehydrogenase family protein molybdopterin-binding subunit — protein sequence MINNLHSRRSFLKGTSLATGGILLSLQLPDAGRTRAAFAASGPAPFIPNAFVKIDDQGVTLIMPHTEVGQGIYTSSAMMMAEELELDLDQVKVEAAPPDMSKYMDPNLYDQATGGSMSTRSDWMRLRQAAAAARIMMVSAAAARWKVDPSTLTVERGIIHNPLTKAQFTFAEIAPEAATQAVPTDIKLKEPSEFRLIGTRARRVDTATKVNGAAIYGIDIRRPGMKFATLAMSPVKGGTIASMDEKAGRAIPGVVDIVRSGNDAIAVIAEHMWAAKQGLEALAITWDNGPNGTVTLESIVAKMDEASKVQGVVIRNEKSAEAAIEKAKTKLSAIYQSPFLSHAPLEPLNCTLHIRGDGAELWVGTQVPVRAQKAVADATGLAPEKVVVHNQLMGGAFGRRLDVDSIEIAAKLLRDIRYPVKMVWTREQDMTHDYYRPYYYDRVAAGLDDSGRLVGRTHRVTGSSIYARWAAAAFKNGIDPDAVDCAAETPYDEDAVLADYVRQEPDGMNTSWWRGVGPTHNVFVIESFVDEMAAATSQDPLEFRRRMLSRNPRALAVLNLAAEKAGWGQKLPKGRGRGISLQFAFGSYLAHILEIDVAADGSIGLIRSVIAVDCGITINPDTVLAQMQGGMIFGLSAAMFNRITLTDGAVDQTNFDTYRVMRINEVPKIEVYQIHNNEAPGGVGEAATAAAAGALANAIFAATGKRFRSLPLADAMGA from the coding sequence ATGATCAACAACCTTCATTCGCGCCGCAGCTTTCTCAAGGGCACTTCCCTTGCAACCGGCGGCATTCTGCTTTCGCTGCAATTGCCGGATGCCGGTCGCACCCGCGCCGCTTTTGCGGCGTCCGGCCCCGCTCCCTTCATTCCGAACGCTTTCGTCAAGATTGATGACCAAGGCGTCACTCTGATCATGCCGCATACCGAGGTGGGGCAGGGTATTTACACCTCCAGCGCGATGATGATGGCGGAGGAACTGGAACTCGATCTCGACCAGGTGAAGGTCGAAGCGGCGCCTCCAGACATGTCCAAATACATGGACCCGAACCTCTATGATCAGGCGACCGGCGGTTCGATGTCGACCCGCTCGGACTGGATGCGTCTGCGCCAGGCTGCTGCGGCCGCCCGGATCATGATGGTTTCGGCGGCAGCCGCCCGCTGGAAAGTCGATCCGTCGACGCTTACGGTGGAACGCGGCATCATTCACAACCCATTAACCAAGGCACAGTTCACTTTTGCCGAGATCGCTCCTGAGGCCGCGACACAGGCAGTACCGACGGACATCAAGCTCAAGGAGCCTTCCGAGTTTCGCCTGATCGGCACCCGCGCCAGGCGCGTGGATACGGCCACGAAGGTGAACGGTGCCGCCATCTATGGCATCGATATCCGCCGGCCGGGAATGAAGTTTGCAACGCTTGCCATGTCCCCCGTCAAAGGCGGTACGATCGCGTCGATGGATGAGAAGGCAGGGCGGGCGATACCCGGGGTGGTTGATATCGTGCGGTCCGGTAATGATGCCATCGCCGTGATTGCCGAGCATATGTGGGCGGCGAAACAGGGGCTTGAGGCGCTTGCTATCACTTGGGACAACGGCCCCAATGGAACAGTGACATTGGAGAGCATCGTCGCCAAGATGGATGAGGCGTCCAAGGTGCAGGGCGTAGTCATTCGCAACGAGAAGAGTGCAGAAGCGGCGATTGAAAAGGCGAAGACGAAGCTTTCGGCCATTTATCAATCACCCTTCCTGTCCCACGCTCCCCTGGAGCCACTGAATTGCACGTTGCACATCCGTGGGGATGGCGCAGAGCTTTGGGTCGGCACGCAGGTGCCGGTGCGGGCGCAGAAAGCCGTCGCCGATGCGACCGGGCTTGCGCCGGAGAAGGTGGTTGTCCACAACCAGTTGATGGGTGGTGCCTTCGGCCGCAGGCTGGATGTCGACAGCATCGAGATCGCTGCGAAGCTGCTCAGGGATATCCGCTACCCGGTTAAGATGGTCTGGACCCGTGAACAGGACATGACCCATGATTATTACCGGCCCTACTATTACGATCGCGTGGCGGCCGGTCTTGACGATAGCGGCAGGCTCGTGGGCCGCACGCACCGTGTCACCGGTTCTTCCATCTATGCGCGCTGGGCGGCGGCTGCCTTCAAAAATGGGATCGATCCCGATGCCGTGGATTGCGCGGCCGAAACACCCTATGACGAAGATGCGGTTCTAGCCGATTACGTCCGCCAAGAGCCGGATGGAATGAACACCAGTTGGTGGCGCGGCGTCGGTCCGACGCACAATGTCTTCGTCATCGAAAGTTTCGTCGATGAGATGGCAGCCGCCACGAGCCAAGACCCGCTGGAGTTTCGCCGGCGGATGCTGAGCCGTAATCCACGGGCGCTTGCCGTTTTGAACCTTGCTGCGGAAAAGGCCGGCTGGGGTCAAAAATTGCCCAAAGGTCGCGGTCGCGGTATCAGCCTGCAATTCGCTTTCGGCAGCTATCTCGCTCATATTCTCGAAATCGACGTCGCGGCCGATGGCTCGATCGGTCTCATCCGGTCGGTGATTGCGGTGGATTGCGGCATCACGATCAACCCGGATACGGTTCTCGCCCAGATGCAGGGTGGCATGATCTTCGGCCTGAGTGCTGCCATGTTCAATCGTATCACGCTGACGGATGGCGCTGTGGACCAGACCAATTTTGATACCTACCGCGTCATGCGCATCAATGAGGTACCGAAGATCGAGGTCTATCAGATCCACAACAACGAGGCACCCGGTGGTGTCGGTGAGGCTGCCACGGCGGCAGCGGCCGGGGCTCTGGCCAATGCCATCTTCGCCGCAACCGGGAAACGGTTTCGCAGCCTGCCTCTGGCGGATGCCATGGGCGCCTGA
- a CDS encoding MFS transporter, with translation MSPNDTPLTTPIRSRGTAAESRSLLPPYFLALGTFAIGTEGFMIAPLLPTIAQDLGMSLSATATLVVVFTLVMSISSPITTVMTASLKRRSTLLVAMTLFTAGNLVAAFSSSFATLMCARILMAIASGLYVPGANSLAGVIVSPEKRGRALAIVSGGMTIAIALGLPLGALVGHTFGWRSTFLAVAVMGIVAILGILYGVRRDAGSQIAVASLSERVGVIRQRPVLRLLGVTLFWSIGAYTAYPYVAPYLTEVLDFGSAGIGATVSMWGIAAAVGVTVGGRLNDSFGSNRVVFWSLVLLGTSFATLSLATRLAPSFALVPVLAAIAVWGFSVWSFFPAQMARLIAAGPVSQASVALALNTSTMYLGFSIGSAMGAGVIGTGTVWGIGAIAAVSEVISIGLDRNHIRKA, from the coding sequence ATGTCTCCCAATGATACCCCTTTAACCACCCCGATCAGGTCACGCGGGACCGCCGCAGAGAGCCGCTCGCTTTTGCCGCCTTACTTCCTGGCGCTTGGCACGTTTGCCATCGGCACCGAAGGTTTCATGATCGCACCGCTTCTGCCGACCATTGCGCAGGATCTCGGTATGAGCCTGTCGGCCACCGCGACTCTCGTTGTCGTCTTCACGCTTGTGATGTCGATCAGCTCGCCGATTACCACGGTTATGACCGCAAGCCTGAAGCGCCGCAGCACCCTGCTGGTCGCCATGACGCTGTTTACGGCGGGTAACCTCGTTGCGGCTTTTTCATCCTCCTTCGCCACGCTGATGTGTGCCCGCATCCTGATGGCTATTGCCTCGGGGCTTTATGTTCCGGGTGCCAATTCGCTTGCCGGTGTCATCGTTTCTCCGGAAAAGCGTGGGCGTGCGCTTGCCATCGTCAGCGGTGGCATGACAATCGCAATTGCACTCGGCCTGCCGCTGGGTGCCCTGGTCGGCCACACCTTCGGCTGGCGTTCAACATTTCTGGCGGTTGCCGTGATGGGGATCGTCGCGATCCTCGGCATTCTCTATGGGGTACGCCGCGATGCGGGCTCGCAGATTGCGGTTGCCTCGCTATCCGAGCGGGTCGGCGTTATACGGCAGCGGCCGGTGCTGCGTCTTCTTGGGGTCACACTCTTCTGGTCCATCGGCGCCTATACGGCTTATCCTTACGTTGCCCCCTATCTGACGGAGGTTCTGGATTTCGGATCGGCCGGCATTGGCGCGACCGTTTCCATGTGGGGCATTGCAGCAGCCGTCGGCGTCACGGTCGGCGGACGCTTGAATGACAGCTTTGGGTCAAACCGGGTGGTGTTTTGGTCTCTCGTTCTGCTGGGGACATCCTTTGCCACGCTTTCCCTTGCCACGCGGTTGGCGCCCTCCTTTGCGCTGGTGCCGGTGCTTGCGGCAATCGCCGTCTGGGGCTTTAGCGTCTGGTCCTTCTTTCCCGCCCAGATGGCACGCCTGATCGCGGCGGGGCCTGTGTCGCAGGCATCGGTGGCCTTGGCGCTCAATACCTCCACCATGTATCTCGGCTTTTCCATCGGCTCTGCCATGGGTGCAGGCGTCATCGGCACGGGAACGGTCTGGGGCATCGGCGCCATTGCGGCCGTCTCGGAGGTGATTTCAATCGGACTGGATCGCAATCATATCCGCAAGGCATAA